From a region of the Sulfuriferula plumbiphila genome:
- a CDS encoding sigma-54-dependent transcriptional regulator yields the protein MSLPTVLIVDDEIRSLEALRRTLEEDFTVFTASNVDAALEILRQEFIQIIVCDQRMPVQSGVTFLKHVRADWPDVVRIMLSGYTDTEDIIAGINEAGIFQYLLKPWQPEQLMLVLRSAADVYRLQLENQRLSLELRDSPALLAERVANKRQHVREKFSLDRVARAPDSPLNATCEMIDRIAPYDISVLITGESGTGKELLAHALHYRSGRAAQAFVTQNCGALPDALLEAELFGYKRGAFTGAYSDRVGLFQQADGGTIFLDEIGETTPSFQVKLLRVLQEGEIRPLGSPRSVQVNVRVIAATNRDLEEEVRAGRLRQDLYYRIANLTMHLPPLRERPMDIPLIAEGLLQRAMRQLNRKVRGFTPETLDCFKAYRWPGNVRELQNEILRILALTDSEWLEARLLSPKVLRAAMEESEEQQLDLLAGLDGSLKDRMEQLEARLIRETLIRHRWNKTHAAQELGLSRVGLRSKLVRYGMDKT from the coding sequence ATGTCGCTCCCCACAGTTTTAATTGTTGATGATGAAATCCGTTCCCTGGAGGCGTTGCGGCGTACCCTGGAAGAGGATTTCACTGTGTTCACCGCGTCAAACGTTGATGCCGCGTTGGAAATATTGCGCCAGGAATTTATCCAGATAATCGTTTGTGATCAGCGCATGCCTGTCCAGTCGGGAGTAACGTTTCTCAAGCATGTACGCGCTGATTGGCCAGATGTAGTGCGGATTATGTTGTCGGGCTACACGGATACCGAAGACATCATCGCAGGTATTAACGAAGCCGGCATATTTCAATACCTGCTCAAGCCCTGGCAGCCAGAGCAGCTTATGCTGGTTCTGCGCTCCGCTGCAGATGTTTATCGATTGCAACTGGAAAACCAGCGCCTGTCCCTGGAGTTGCGTGATAGCCCGGCGCTTCTGGCAGAACGCGTAGCCAACAAACGCCAGCATGTGCGCGAGAAATTCAGTCTGGATCGGGTGGCGCGGGCACCCGATAGCCCACTCAATGCAACCTGCGAAATGATCGACCGCATCGCGCCTTATGATATTTCCGTGCTGATCACCGGGGAGTCGGGTACCGGCAAGGAGTTGCTGGCGCATGCCCTGCACTATCGCAGCGGTCGCGCAGCGCAGGCTTTTGTGACACAAAATTGCGGGGCACTGCCGGATGCATTGCTGGAAGCCGAATTATTTGGTTATAAACGCGGTGCCTTCACAGGTGCCTACTCCGATCGGGTTGGTTTATTCCAGCAGGCTGATGGCGGTACTATTTTTCTGGATGAAATTGGCGAAACCACACCGTCATTTCAGGTCAAACTGCTCCGTGTCCTGCAAGAGGGGGAAATTCGTCCTTTGGGAAGTCCCCGTTCAGTTCAAGTCAATGTAAGGGTCATTGCGGCCACTAACCGTGACCTCGAAGAGGAAGTTCGCGCCGGACGTTTAAGGCAGGATCTTTATTACCGGATTGCCAATCTGACCATGCATCTCCCGCCATTGCGGGAACGCCCCATGGACATCCCGTTGATTGCCGAGGGATTGTTGCAGCGCGCCATGCGACAATTGAACCGCAAAGTGCGCGGTTTTACACCGGAGACACTGGACTGTTTTAAGGCTTATCGCTGGCCTGGCAATGTCCGGGAACTGCAAAACGAGATCTTGCGCATATTGGCATTGACCGATAGCGAATGGCTGGAGGCACGGCTGCTTTCCCCGAAAGTGTTGCGGGCGGCGATGGAGGAATCAGAAGAGCAGCAGCTTGACCTGCTCGCCGGCTTGGACGGAAGTCTGAAAGATCGTATGGAGCAACTGGAGGCGCGCCTGATTCGAGAAACCCTGATACGTCACCGCTGGAACAAGACCCATGCCGCACAGGAACTCGGATTATCCCGGGTCGGGCTGCGTTCAAAGCTGGTACGTTATGGTATGGACAAGACATGA
- a CDS encoding hydrogenase maturation protein, with the protein MRILFLTHSFNSLTQRLYVALTELGHEVSVEFDIADSVTEEAVALYRPDIILAPFLKRAIPASVWRHHTCLVVHPGIVGDRGPSALDWAVQNAETEWGVTVLQANAVMDGGDIWANEIFPMRLAKKSSLYRNEVTEAATRAVTTAIERYAQRDFVPCPLEKWSNVAGQERPVMWQEDRRINWLRDDTQTILRRIHAADGFPGVRDSLFDHACFLFDAHAAPDYSGAPGTILGWQGTSLVRATVDGAIRIGHVRRPESAHPFKLPALVAFAAEQASIPVLCEADGESIRYEEQDGVGYLYFDFYNGAMSTAQCRELLAAYRQACSRPTRVIVLMGGDDFWSNGIHLNLIEASEHPAEESWENIQAMDDLAEAIITATSHITVSALANNAGAGGAFLALAADHVWARPSVLLNLHYKNMGNLYGSEFWTYTLPRRVGLEKTSRIVENRLPMSARQAARLGIVDACFGTDAAMFRREVKQRATAISRSPDYDVLRKTKTEARDRDESEKPLLRYRESELSEMHRNFFGFDPSYHYARRYFVHKTLPAWTPRHLCKHRGMVQGNH; encoded by the coding sequence CCACAGCTTCAACAGTCTTACCCAGCGCCTGTATGTGGCGCTGACCGAACTGGGGCACGAGGTTTCCGTCGAATTCGATATCGCGGACTCGGTGACGGAAGAGGCGGTTGCGCTTTATCGGCCGGATATCATTCTGGCGCCTTTCCTCAAACGTGCCATTCCGGCAAGCGTTTGGCGTCATCATACATGTCTGGTGGTACACCCGGGCATCGTGGGCGACCGGGGGCCCTCCGCGCTGGACTGGGCTGTCCAGAATGCAGAAACCGAATGGGGAGTGACGGTTTTACAGGCCAACGCGGTTATGGACGGGGGCGATATCTGGGCAAACGAAATATTCCCCATGCGTCTGGCGAAGAAAAGCAGCCTCTACCGCAATGAAGTGACGGAAGCCGCGACACGTGCCGTCACGACAGCGATAGAACGATATGCACAGCGTGATTTTGTGCCCTGTCCGCTGGAAAAATGGTCGAACGTGGCAGGCCAGGAAAGACCCGTCATGTGGCAGGAAGACCGGCGCATAAATTGGCTACGGGACGATACGCAAACCATCTTGCGCAGGATTCACGCCGCGGATGGGTTTCCCGGTGTTCGGGATAGCCTGTTCGACCATGCATGCTTTCTTTTCGACGCCCATGCAGCACCAGATTATAGCGGCGCACCGGGCACCATCCTGGGGTGGCAAGGCACCTCGCTAGTGAGGGCAACGGTGGACGGAGCCATCCGTATCGGCCATGTGCGACGACCCGAAAGTGCGCATCCGTTCAAATTGCCGGCATTGGTGGCCTTTGCTGCAGAGCAGGCAAGTATTCCCGTGCTGTGCGAAGCTGATGGAGAGTCCATTCGTTATGAGGAGCAGGACGGGGTAGGCTATCTTTACTTTGACTTCTATAACGGCGCCATGTCCACCGCCCAATGCCGTGAGCTGTTGGCGGCTTACCGTCAGGCATGTTCACGCCCAACCCGGGTGATTGTACTAATGGGAGGCGATGACTTTTGGTCAAACGGCATCCATCTCAATTTGATCGAGGCTTCAGAACACCCGGCAGAGGAGTCCTGGGAAAATATCCAGGCCATGGACGATTTGGCGGAGGCGATCATTACTGCGACCAGTCACATCACGGTGTCGGCACTGGCGAATAATGCGGGTGCAGGCGGCGCTTTTCTGGCTTTAGCCGCGGATCATGTCTGGGCGAGACCAAGCGTCTTGCTCAATCTTCATTACAAAAACATGGGAAACCTTTATGGTTCGGAGTTCTGGACCTACACCCTGCCCAGACGGGTGGGGCTGGAAAAGACATCGCGCATCGTGGAAAACCGGCTTCCCATGTCCGCCCGGCAGGCAGCCAGACTGGGGATAGTCGATGCCTGTTTTGGTACGGACGCGGCCATGTTCCGCCGGGAAGTGAAGCAGCGGGCAACCGCCATCTCACGGAGCCCGGATTATGACGTGCTGCGCAAAACAAAAACCGAGGCACGCGATCGGGACGAATCTGAAAAACCGCTGCTTCGATACCGTGAGTCCGAACTGTCCGAAATGCATCGGAATTTTTTCGGCTTTGATCCCAGTTATCATTATGCACGCCGCTATTTTGTCCACAAGACGTTACCTGCCTGGACTCCCAGGCATTTATGTAAACATCGCGGAATGGTTCAAGGGAACCACTGA